From a region of the Zingiber officinale cultivar Zhangliang chromosome 4B, Zo_v1.1, whole genome shotgun sequence genome:
- the LOC121974694 gene encoding wall-associated receptor kinase 1-like: MGISTQRAIHLLLLFCTIARAEAAAAAAAAGINTTLPGPGCSQSCGQLALSFPFGIEPGCYRNGFAISCDRSDPSSPKAFLGSADSMIQVTHISAEQSQARVLVPITWECYNRSDYVVGSQYPYIDFNIDGAGVFRMATSRNKLTVIGCNSAGHIQSQADVNGSYSYRYYTGCVTYCRDAGSVVDGVCAGIGCCQVSFPSNLSDSSFRFSGYSHSGDMADFSPCSYVFIVDKDYFNFTSADLKMNTTNASMPMWLDWAFRDAATCEEAKNSSSNYVENTCRSQNSMCVDSNNGAGYLCNCSQGYQGNPYLDDGCLDIDECLSPEKYPCHGACTNLEGSYRCECPSGKHGDPFIAPCTSRLPMIGRLFLGIASCLFIAICFILICLFGQKKRYDAIRRSKSMINKDVLQLREEKRRFEVENRDLIYYRDIVLKYATTMTLFTLRDLHGATNGFDDEHVIGRGGYGVVFEGMLEAGQRQVAIKRTLISTERQSNKDKNGFLNEIYLLSQINHKNVVRLYGYCFEKHTPLLVYEFVPNGSLFDLLHTKKKIISLEDRLKIADESAEALAHLHSFEPHPIVHGDVKPHNILLHNDLTAKVSDFGISKLLSANETEALTTAEGTAAYADPVLVEELFLSTKNDVYSFGIVLLELVTRKQPAVGLASMSKEKVTAILDKQIVNEANIDLLRVVVDLAARCLSPEKEDRPTMEQVAAELKVYKETLLWPMEQREQDEFVDQSSSLLNGHRSFHRDSVARHQSKWSKLRSSKTT; this comes from the exons ATGGGAATCTCAACACAGCGAGCGATCCACCTTCTCCTGCTGTTCTGTACCATTGCTCGGgcagaggcggcggcggcggcggcggcggcgggcaTTAATACGACGTTACCAGGCCCAGGTTGCTCTCAGTCGTGCGGCCAACTTGCTCTCTCCTTtcccttcggcatcgagcccggtTGCTACAGAAACGGCTTCGCCATCTCCTGCGACCGCTCCGATCCATCCTCCCCAAAAGCTTTCCTTGGCTCAGCTGATTCCATGATCCAAGTAACCCACATCTCAGCGGAGCAGAGCCAAGCTCGAGTCCTC gtCCCGATAACGTGGGAGTGCTACAATCGATCGGACTACGTTGTCGGCTCCCAGTATCCATACATTGATTTCAACATCGACGGAGCTGGAGTCTTCCGAATGGCCACCAGCCGAAACAAGCTCACTGTCATCGGATGCAACTCCGCAGGACATATCCAAAGCCAGGCCGATGTGAACGGATCCTATTCCTATCGATACTACACCGGCTGCGTTACGTACTGCAGGGACGCCGGCAGCGTCGTCGACGGCGTCTGCGCGGGCATAGGGTGTTGCCAGGTCAGCTTCCCGTCCAACCTCAGCGACAGCAGCTTCCGGTTCAGCGGTTACAGTCATAGCGGGGACATGGCGGACTTCAGCCCCTGCAGCTACGTCTTCATCGTCGATAAGGACTACTTCAACTTCACCTCGGCGGACTTGAAAATGAACACCACCAACGCGTCGATGCCGATGTGGCTAGATTGGGCCTTTCGGGACGCCGCGACGTGCGAGGAGGCCAAGAACTCCTCTTCCAATTATGTGGAGAATACGTGTCGAAGCCAGAACAGCATGTGCGTCGATTCCAACAACGGTGCCGGGTACCTCTGCAATTGCTCACAGGGCTACCAGGGCAACCCTTACCTCGATGACGGATGCCTAG ATATCGACGAGTGTTTGTCTCCGGAGAAGTATCCGTGCCATGGTGCGTGCACTAATCTTGAAGGGAGCTATCGTTGTGAATGCCCTTCCGGTAAGCATGGCGATCCATTTATTGCACCGTGCACCTCCAGACTTCCCATGATAGGGAGGTTGTTCTTAG GCATCGCCTCCTGCTTATTCATTGCGATCTGTTTCATTCTGATATGTTTATTTGGGCAAAAGAAGCGATATGATGCCATTAGGAGAAGTAAAAGCATGATTAATAAAGATGTTCTGCAACTGCGCGAGGAGAAGAGGAGGTTTGAAGTTGAGAACAGGGATTTGATATATTACAGAGATATAGTATTAAAATACGCGACTACGATGACACTTTTTACTCTGCGAGATCTGCATGGGGCAACCAACGGCTTCGATGATGAACATGTAATTGGGCGTGGAGGATACGGCGTGGTATTTGAAGGAATGTTGGAGGCAGGCCAAAGACAAGTGGCCATAAAGAGGACTCTGATTTCCACCGAGAGGCAGAGCAACAAGGACAAGAACGGTTTCTTGAACGAAATTTACCTTCTTTCGCAGATTAATCACAAGAATGTGGTCAGACTCTATGGCTATTGCTTCGAGAAGCATACTCCTCTGCTGGTCTACGAGTTTGTTCCTAATGGGTCTCTCTTCGACTTGCTCCAtacgaaaaaaaaaatcatctcctTGGAGGATCGCCTGAAAATAGCAGATGAATCAGCCGAAGCATTAGCTCATTTGCATTCATTCGAACCACACCCAATCGTTCATGGGGACGTGAAGCCGCACAACATACTGTTGCACAATGATTTGACCGCCAAAGTATCCGATTTTGGCATATCAAAGCTGTTGTCAGCGAATGAAACGGAAGCTCTGACGACTGCGGAAGGAACTGCTGCCTACGCGGATCCTGTTCTCGTAGAAGAACTGTTTCTCTCCACCAAAAACGATGTGTACAGCTTTGGGATTGTTCTCTTGGAACTAGTCACGAGGAAGCAGCCCGCAGTCGGACTAGCATCGATGAGCAAGGAAAAAGTCACAGCTATCTTGGATAAACAAATTGTGAATGAAGCGAACATCGATTTGCTTCGAGTTGTTGTTGACCTTGCAGCTCGATGCCTGAGTCCCGAAAAAGAAGATAGACCGACGATGGAGCAAGTAGCAGCAGAGCTGAAAGTATATAAAGAAACATTATTATGGCCAATGGAGCAAAGAGAACAGGATGAGTTTGTTGATCAAAGCAGCAGCTTGCTAAATGGCCATCGATCTTTTCATCGTGATTCTGTAGCTCGCCATCAAAGCAAATGGTCGAAATTAAGATCGTCGAAGACAACTTAA